One segment of Geomonas ferrireducens DNA contains the following:
- a CDS encoding glycosyltransferase family 4 protein produces the protein MKVSMPSGSMHGWGVAGTYLEREIAKLPPVPGVTLHCMSRSLAPRTQEDWNAINIGYCFFEDNIEVLNFTREAAKKWDFIVAGSKWCEYQLRIGGVKNCCTILQGIDPEHFFPVPFPPQDRFVVFSGGKFELRKGQDFVIAAMKVMMQRHPDVYLSCSWTNQWPFSLATMAGSRLINYRHDEVDFLNLPGRCALENGLDPARTLVHPLVDNTMMRRLFSETHVGLFPNRCEGGNNMVMCEYMACGRSVIASDSSGHADVINPSIAYPLTRYVPMVVASGGVQSAVWEEPVLEEVIETLERVYRNRDELPGKGALAAEEMKRLTWDGAARQFHYIATKLANRAELARMQGA, from the coding sequence ATGAAAGTATCGATGCCCAGCGGCTCCATGCACGGCTGGGGAGTTGCCGGAACCTACCTGGAACGAGAAATCGCCAAGCTACCCCCGGTCCCCGGGGTCACGCTGCACTGCATGTCGAGGTCTCTGGCCCCCCGCACTCAGGAGGACTGGAACGCCATAAACATCGGCTACTGCTTCTTCGAGGACAATATCGAGGTCCTGAACTTCACGCGTGAGGCGGCGAAAAAATGGGACTTCATCGTCGCCGGCTCCAAATGGTGCGAATACCAGCTGAGGATCGGCGGCGTGAAAAACTGCTGTACCATCCTCCAGGGGATCGACCCTGAACACTTCTTCCCGGTGCCGTTCCCCCCGCAGGACCGCTTCGTCGTCTTCTCCGGCGGTAAGTTCGAATTGAGAAAGGGACAGGACTTCGTCATCGCCGCCATGAAGGTGATGATGCAGCGGCACCCCGACGTCTACCTTTCCTGCAGCTGGACCAACCAGTGGCCCTTTTCGCTCGCCACCATGGCGGGGTCGCGACTGATCAACTACCGCCACGATGAGGTCGATTTCCTCAACCTGCCGGGGCGCTGCGCCCTGGAAAACGGCCTCGACCCCGCGCGCACCCTGGTGCACCCCCTGGTGGACAACACGATGATGCGTCGGCTCTTCTCCGAGACCCACGTAGGGCTCTTCCCGAACCGCTGCGAAGGGGGGAACAACATGGTGATGTGCGAATACATGGCGTGCGGCCGGAGCGTGATCGCCTCGGATTCATCCGGCCACGCCGACGTCATCAACCCCTCCATCGCCTACCCGCTCACCCGCTACGTCCCGATGGTGGTTGCCAGCGGCGGCGTGCAGAGCGCGGTGTGGGAGGAGCCGGTCCTGGAGGAGGTCATCGAGACGCTGGAGCGGGTCTACCGCAATCGTGACGAGCTCCCCGGCAAGGGGGCGCTGGCCGCGGAGGAGATGAAACGGCTCACCTGGGACGGCGCCGCGCGCCAATTCCACTACATCGCGACCAAGCTCGCCAACCGCGCCGAGCTCGCCCGCATGCAGGGGGCCTGA
- a CDS encoding tetratricopeptide repeat protein encodes MAGATDPAREFARAMELQRAGRLAEAEAIYRSLIAAGGALAVDARINLGAILDETGRPVEALDQYRSALAVRRGDPIALNNMGSTLFRLGRFAEAARQFRLALERMPDAPEIAVALGGALQRSGDLDGALACFSDLVRRRPDDADAHWNRALALLLAGDFKTGWSEYQWRWKKESFTSPRRAFETPAWDGAPLNGKRILVHGEQGYGDTIQFARYLPMVAQRGGVVIAECQSAALIPLMESIPGVSEVCVMGEELPPFDLESPLLSLPHIFGTELDTVPDRVPYLAPPPERLAHWREKLSGDPGFKVGLVWAGKPLPDPFRSCPIAELTPLSEVPGVTLYSLQVGEEGAKAHECPGLVDLTAGIRDFGDTAALIAGLDLVISVDTSVAHLAGALGKPVSLLLPMAGDYRWLVAREDSPWYPTMRLFRQKLQGEWGEVVQRVRAALLGAALSFWEGALARRPFDGTAHYLCGTLLAATGKPREATVRLTKAAQILPGRWEPHYALAGALQQMGRMAETREALEAALALEKEAPLLHEALGIARQMEGDLPGAAAGYREALRLDPSLVKARYNLATVCKELGLFEEALEELREVVRRAPEHGDAHWNLAVLLLMRGDLAAGWREFVWRFKKSSEAPARRFQEYPAWDGAPLAGRALLLWGEQGAGDTLQFLRYVPLAAERGGRVLVEVQSASLVEVARGAAGVAAVFARGEELPPFDLQASLMDLPGIFGTELAEVPSRVPYLRVDPTRLEHCRLLVREDGTFRVGLVWRGNPAHPNDRNRSLPASALATLGHLPGVSFYSLQVGGSGELPLPATDLAPAIGDYADTAALLSRLDLIIAVDTSVAHLAGALGIPVWLLVPFVPDWRWMTGREDSPWYPTMRLFRQERPGDWDGVLFRLRAGLAGLVAGTGAGAPAVPPPTATAGQGSRAELLNDEGCALDEVGRQEEAVERYREAVRLAPEFIAPHYNMGNSLYTLGRNGEAIDCYRRALALDPALPQAWHNLALALKAQGALDEALHALKRAVAAAPDYLAARHNLGELYHETGALERAEETFRAILASDPGYLPSWNALGITLQIQGRLEEAVQCYRTALSRNPDYLHALNNLGSASRALGHLDEAIVCYRRVLELDPSYADARWNLSLVELQLGRYREGWPGYESRFEKVDPILRPQFSAPAWDGSSLAGRTILLHAEQGFGDTFQFVRYAPLLAAQGGRVLVQCQGAPIAAVLATVPGVERVLLREDPLPRFDCHASLMSLPFLCGTELATVPAHIPYLFADPLLVERWRPRIPVGGLRVGLVWAGRKSYKDDLKRSLSLPLFAPLAGVPGMSLCALQVGDGAEQAAHPPPGMALTDLGSSIRSFADTAAILAQLDLVISADTAVAHLAGGMGVPVWVLLPAACDWRWLMEREDSPWYPTARLFRQKRRGDWGEVLERVARELATLTAKGDKESIR; translated from the coding sequence ATGGCCGGTGCTACCGACCCGGCACGGGAATTCGCCCGCGCCATGGAGCTGCAGCGCGCCGGTCGTCTGGCCGAGGCGGAGGCGATCTACCGCTCGCTGATCGCCGCGGGAGGGGCGCTCGCCGTGGACGCGCGCATCAACCTGGGCGCCATCCTCGACGAAACGGGGCGCCCGGTAGAGGCGCTCGATCAGTACCGATCCGCCCTCGCCGTGAGGAGGGGGGACCCGATCGCCCTCAACAACATGGGCTCGACCCTCTTCAGGCTCGGGCGCTTCGCCGAGGCGGCGCGCCAGTTCCGCCTGGCCCTCGAGAGGATGCCGGACGCGCCGGAGATCGCCGTCGCCCTTGGAGGCGCCCTGCAGCGCTCCGGCGACCTCGACGGTGCGCTCGCCTGCTTCAGCGACCTGGTGCGCCGCCGCCCCGACGACGCCGACGCGCACTGGAACCGCGCCCTCGCCCTGCTCCTCGCAGGCGACTTCAAAACGGGGTGGTCCGAGTACCAGTGGCGCTGGAAAAAGGAGAGCTTCACCTCCCCTCGGCGCGCCTTTGAAACCCCGGCCTGGGACGGCGCGCCACTCAACGGCAAGCGCATTCTGGTACACGGCGAACAGGGATACGGCGACACGATCCAGTTCGCCCGCTACCTCCCGATGGTGGCGCAGCGGGGGGGCGTCGTCATCGCCGAGTGCCAGTCCGCCGCTCTCATCCCCCTCATGGAGAGCATCCCGGGCGTAAGCGAGGTCTGCGTCATGGGGGAAGAGCTTCCCCCCTTCGACCTCGAGTCGCCGCTTCTCTCGCTCCCCCACATCTTCGGCACCGAGCTGGATACCGTTCCGGACCGCGTCCCGTACCTCGCGCCACCCCCGGAGCGGCTCGCCCACTGGCGCGAAAAGCTCTCCGGCGATCCCGGGTTCAAGGTCGGGCTCGTCTGGGCCGGCAAGCCGCTTCCCGACCCCTTCCGCAGCTGCCCCATCGCGGAACTCACCCCCCTCTCCGAGGTTCCCGGGGTGACGCTCTACTCCCTGCAGGTGGGTGAGGAGGGGGCGAAAGCGCATGAGTGTCCGGGGCTCGTCGACCTGACCGCCGGCATCCGCGACTTCGGTGACACCGCTGCGCTCATCGCCGGGCTCGACCTCGTCATCTCCGTTGACACCTCGGTGGCACACCTGGCCGGGGCGCTCGGCAAGCCGGTCTCGCTTCTCCTCCCCATGGCGGGGGATTACCGCTGGCTCGTGGCACGGGAGGATTCCCCCTGGTACCCGACCATGCGTCTTTTCCGGCAGAAGCTCCAAGGGGAGTGGGGCGAAGTGGTGCAAAGGGTGCGCGCGGCGCTTCTCGGCGCGGCGCTCTCCTTCTGGGAGGGGGCCCTCGCCAGGCGCCCCTTCGACGGGACCGCCCATTACCTCTGCGGCACCCTCTTGGCTGCAACCGGCAAGCCGCGCGAGGCGACGGTGCGCCTCACCAAGGCGGCCCAGATCCTGCCCGGGCGCTGGGAGCCGCATTACGCCCTTGCCGGCGCGCTGCAGCAGATGGGGAGGATGGCCGAGACGCGCGAGGCGCTTGAGGCGGCCCTCGCCCTTGAGAAGGAAGCCCCCCTGCTGCACGAGGCCCTCGGGATCGCGCGGCAGATGGAGGGGGATCTCCCGGGCGCTGCGGCTGGCTACCGGGAGGCGCTGCGCCTGGACCCCTCCCTCGTGAAGGCCCGCTACAACCTCGCCACCGTCTGCAAGGAGCTGGGGCTTTTCGAGGAAGCGCTGGAGGAGTTACGGGAGGTGGTGCGCCGCGCCCCGGAACACGGCGACGCGCACTGGAACCTGGCCGTGCTCCTGCTCATGCGCGGCGACCTCGCCGCCGGGTGGCGCGAGTTTGTCTGGCGCTTCAAGAAAAGCAGCGAGGCTCCGGCGCGGCGCTTTCAGGAGTATCCCGCCTGGGACGGCGCCCCGCTTGCCGGGCGGGCCCTCCTTTTGTGGGGCGAGCAGGGGGCGGGGGACACGCTGCAGTTTCTGCGCTACGTGCCGCTTGCCGCCGAACGGGGGGGGCGCGTGCTGGTAGAGGTGCAATCCGCTTCCCTTGTCGAGGTCGCCCGCGGCGCGGCCGGGGTAGCCGCCGTCTTCGCTCGCGGCGAGGAACTTCCCCCCTTCGACCTGCAGGCCTCGCTCATGGATCTTCCCGGCATCTTCGGCACCGAACTTGCCGAGGTACCGAGCCGGGTCCCTTACCTCCGGGTCGACCCGACGCGCCTCGAGCACTGCCGTTTACTGGTCCGGGAGGACGGGACGTTCAGGGTTGGGCTCGTCTGGCGCGGCAACCCGGCCCACCCCAACGACCGGAACCGCTCGCTCCCGGCGTCGGCGCTCGCAACACTCGGCCATCTTCCCGGCGTGAGCTTCTATTCCCTGCAGGTGGGAGGGAGCGGGGAACTCCCTCTCCCGGCGACCGACCTTGCCCCGGCAATCGGGGACTACGCCGATACCGCGGCGCTGCTAAGCCGCCTCGACTTGATCATCGCCGTGGACACCTCGGTGGCACACCTGGCCGGCGCGCTCGGCATCCCGGTATGGCTTCTCGTCCCCTTCGTCCCCGACTGGCGCTGGATGACCGGTCGTGAGGACTCACCCTGGTACCCGACCATGCGTCTGTTCCGCCAGGAGCGGCCCGGTGACTGGGATGGGGTACTCTTCCGGCTGCGCGCGGGCCTCGCCGGGCTCGTCGCGGGAACCGGCGCCGGGGCTCCCGCTGTCCCTCCTCCCACGGCTACGGCCGGCCAAGGCTCCCGGGCGGAGCTCCTCAACGACGAGGGGTGCGCGCTCGACGAGGTGGGGAGGCAGGAAGAAGCGGTTGAACGCTACCGGGAGGCGGTCCGGCTCGCCCCGGAGTTCATCGCACCCCACTACAACATGGGGAACAGCCTCTACACGCTCGGGCGCAACGGCGAGGCGATCGACTGCTACCGGCGCGCCCTCGCCCTCGACCCGGCGCTGCCCCAGGCCTGGCACAACCTGGCGCTCGCCCTGAAGGCGCAAGGTGCGCTCGATGAGGCGCTGCACGCGCTAAAAAGGGCGGTCGCGGCGGCCCCGGATTACCTCGCTGCCCGGCACAACCTGGGCGAGCTGTACCACGAGACCGGGGCGCTGGAGCGCGCCGAGGAGACCTTCCGCGCCATCCTGGCGAGCGATCCCGGCTACCTCCCTTCATGGAACGCGCTCGGCATCACCCTGCAGATCCAGGGACGCCTGGAGGAGGCGGTGCAATGCTACCGCACTGCGCTCTCCCGCAACCCGGACTACCTGCACGCCCTCAACAACCTCGGTTCGGCGAGCCGTGCCTTGGGGCATCTGGACGAGGCGATCGTCTGCTACCGCAGGGTCCTGGAGCTCGACCCTTCCTACGCCGACGCCCGCTGGAACCTCTCCCTGGTCGAGCTGCAACTCGGGCGCTATCGCGAAGGGTGGCCGGGCTACGAGTCGCGCTTCGAGAAGGTCGATCCCATCCTGCGTCCGCAGTTTTCGGCCCCCGCCTGGGACGGCTCTTCTCTGGCGGGACGGACCATACTGCTTCACGCCGAGCAGGGCTTCGGGGACACCTTTCAGTTCGTGCGCTACGCGCCGCTTCTCGCGGCGCAGGGGGGGCGCGTGCTGGTGCAGTGCCAGGGGGCGCCGATCGCGGCGGTCCTTGCCACCGTCCCCGGCGTGGAACGTGTGCTCCTGCGCGAGGACCCGTTACCCCGCTTCGACTGCCACGCATCGCTCATGAGCCTCCCTTTCCTGTGCGGCACCGAACTCGCCACGGTGCCGGCGCACATCCCCTACCTCTTCGCAGACCCGCTCCTCGTCGAGCGTTGGCGTCCCCGCATCCCGGTCGGCGGCTTGCGTGTCGGACTCGTCTGGGCGGGTAGAAAGAGCTACAAGGACGATCTGAAACGCTCGCTGTCGCTGCCGCTCTTCGCGCCGCTCGCCGGGGTCCCCGGCATGAGCCTCTGCGCGCTGCAGGTGGGGGACGGCGCCGAACAGGCGGCCCACCCGCCGCCGGGGATGGCGCTTACCGACTTGGGAAGCTCCATCAGGAGCTTCGCCGACACTGCCGCCATCCTGGCCCAACTCGACCTCGTCATCTCCGCGGACACCGCGGTGGCGCACCTGGCCGGGGGGATGGGGGTGCCGGTCTGGGTGCTTCTGCCCGCGGCATGCGACTGGCGCTGGCTCATGGAACGGGAGGACTCCCCCTGGTACCCGACGGCGCGCCTTTTCCGGCAGAAACGGCGCGGCGACTGGGGGGAGGTGCTCGAGCGGGTGGCGCGTGAGCTGGCAACCCTCACGGCAAAGGGCGACAAGGAGAGCATCCGGTGA
- a CDS encoding tetratricopeptide repeat protein: protein MTDRFTELNQALSENRVERAGELCAALLREEPDNVELLTLAGAIARQRGGLVEAQELFSRAAVLDPNRAEAHNNLGVILEEMGRPDEAAASYRRALGLRSEYPEALGNLGNALLKLGRITEAVDRFCDAIALDPNFVDAFYHLGHALRRQSEWGGAVQCYRKVVELQPDHVKGWVNLGGALLALNRFDEAIDAQRAALSVDPQNADAHWNLALALLVTGDYPEGWREYQWRLKDPGAGLAEGGWDGSPLAGRTLFVRAEQGFGDAIQFFRYAQLLARRGERVLLECRRELLPLFAAQADDITLVAAGDEPPRFDTWCYLMSLPHLLGTTLASIPAQQPCIAADRERAASWRERLAPDAGFRVGLVWAGSAGYKNDRYRSLPVRELLPVARIPGVTLYNLQLGAPPEDLALLSASGDVRDFSAELRNFADTAALIGELHAVVSVDTAVAHLAAAMGKPVHLMLPFSCDWRWLAGRRDSPWYPSVTLYRQATPGEWGAVVAALAKELFLAPRSDLDPNLIFREANRLRGAGDPDGAVRVYRALLVRCPDLAEAHNNLGLALLDQGMDAEAEASFRRALELNPGLADACNNLGTLLVSRGAHVAAVPLFRRALALNPGYLPAYANLGSCLQVLEEPAQAVALYREAIARDPRFFEARVNLGTAYQDLMQPHDAIATYEELLAMAPERPDAHWNLALSLLSIGEYRRGWQEYEWRLAGAKAELPLPFWRGEDLCGRTILLQCEQGLGDTLQFVRYAPLVAERGGKVVVRCQLPTLKPLIARVPGVCAVCAPGDAIPPCELQVRLASLPHLFATTLERMPPWRPYLIPHPRRAALWDLALEEGGRLRVGLVWRGGPLPRNRACPFKEFALLADMEGVAFFSLQLGEAPDPEVLTAADLGPRIGDFDDTAAIVAGLDLLVTVDTAAAHLAGGMGAPVWLMLPHSCDWRWFADRDDSPWYPTMRIFRQERPGDWQGVLRRVRAGLEEKLKRR from the coding sequence GTGACCGACCGTTTTACCGAATTGAACCAGGCACTGTCGGAAAACCGCGTCGAGCGTGCGGGCGAGCTCTGCGCTGCGCTTTTGCGTGAGGAGCCCGACAACGTCGAGCTGCTGACCCTTGCCGGCGCCATCGCCAGACAGCGGGGTGGGCTGGTAGAGGCCCAGGAGCTCTTCTCCCGCGCCGCCGTGCTCGATCCGAACCGTGCCGAGGCGCACAACAACCTGGGGGTGATCCTGGAGGAGATGGGGCGACCGGACGAGGCGGCCGCATCGTACCGGCGCGCGCTCGGGTTGCGCTCGGAGTACCCGGAGGCGCTCGGGAACCTGGGCAACGCCCTCCTGAAGCTCGGCCGCATCACCGAGGCGGTCGACCGTTTCTGCGACGCCATCGCCCTCGATCCGAACTTCGTCGACGCCTTTTATCACCTGGGGCACGCCCTGCGCCGCCAGTCGGAGTGGGGGGGGGCGGTGCAGTGCTACCGCAAGGTCGTGGAGCTGCAACCGGACCACGTGAAGGGATGGGTGAACCTGGGAGGGGCGCTCCTCGCGCTGAACCGGTTCGACGAGGCGATCGACGCGCAGCGCGCGGCGCTCTCGGTGGATCCGCAAAACGCGGACGCCCACTGGAACCTGGCTCTCGCCCTCCTCGTCACCGGGGATTACCCGGAGGGGTGGCGCGAGTATCAGTGGCGCCTGAAGGACCCGGGCGCCGGACTGGCCGAAGGGGGATGGGACGGCTCCCCGCTTGCCGGGCGCACCCTTTTCGTGCGCGCCGAGCAGGGGTTCGGCGACGCCATCCAGTTCTTCCGCTACGCCCAGCTCCTCGCCCGGCGCGGCGAGCGGGTGCTGCTCGAGTGCCGCCGCGAGCTCCTGCCGCTTTTCGCTGCCCAGGCTGACGACATCACCCTGGTCGCCGCCGGGGACGAGCCCCCCCGCTTCGACACCTGGTGCTACCTGATGAGCCTGCCGCACCTTCTGGGGACGACGCTTGCGAGCATCCCGGCGCAACAACCCTGCATCGCGGCGGATCGGGAGCGCGCCGCCTCCTGGCGGGAGAGACTCGCGCCGGATGCGGGGTTCAGGGTCGGCCTCGTGTGGGCCGGGAGCGCCGGGTACAAGAACGACCGCTACCGGTCGCTGCCGGTGCGGGAGCTCCTCCCGGTGGCCCGCATCCCCGGGGTGACGCTCTACAACCTGCAGCTGGGGGCTCCACCCGAAGACCTCGCCCTGCTTTCCGCATCCGGGGACGTGCGCGATTTCAGCGCGGAGTTGAGGAACTTCGCCGACACCGCCGCTCTCATCGGGGAGCTTCACGCCGTCGTTTCGGTGGACACCGCGGTGGCGCACCTGGCGGCGGCGATGGGTAAGCCGGTGCACCTCATGCTCCCCTTTTCCTGTGACTGGCGCTGGCTCGCCGGACGCCGCGATTCCCCGTGGTACCCGAGTGTCACCCTCTACCGGCAGGCGACCCCCGGGGAGTGGGGAGCGGTGGTCGCGGCGCTGGCAAAGGAGCTCTTCCTCGCCCCCCGTTCGGACCTCGACCCGAATCTCATCTTCCGTGAGGCGAACCGGCTGCGGGGCGCTGGGGATCCGGACGGGGCGGTACGCGTCTACCGGGCCCTGCTCGTCCGGTGCCCGGACCTAGCCGAGGCGCACAACAACCTGGGGCTTGCCCTGCTGGACCAGGGGATGGACGCCGAGGCGGAGGCTAGTTTCCGGCGCGCCCTGGAACTGAACCCGGGGCTTGCCGATGCCTGCAACAACCTGGGGACCCTGCTCGTCTCGCGCGGCGCGCACGTGGCGGCCGTGCCGCTGTTCCGGCGTGCCCTGGCGCTGAACCCCGGCTATCTTCCCGCATACGCGAACCTCGGCTCCTGCCTCCAGGTCCTCGAGGAGCCGGCGCAGGCGGTCGCGCTGTACCGCGAGGCGATCGCCCGGGACCCCCGCTTTTTCGAGGCTCGCGTCAACCTGGGGACCGCGTACCAGGACCTGATGCAGCCGCACGATGCCATCGCCACCTACGAGGAGCTCCTCGCCATGGCGCCCGAGCGCCCGGACGCGCACTGGAACCTGGCGCTCAGCCTCCTGTCGATCGGCGAGTACCGGCGCGGCTGGCAGGAGTACGAGTGGCGCCTCGCCGGGGCGAAGGCCGAACTCCCGCTCCCGTTCTGGCGCGGCGAGGACCTCTGCGGGCGCACCATCCTCCTGCAGTGCGAGCAGGGGCTCGGCGACACGCTGCAGTTCGTACGTTACGCCCCGCTCGTGGCGGAGCGCGGGGGAAAGGTGGTGGTGCGCTGCCAGCTCCCCACCCTGAAGCCGCTCATCGCCCGCGTCCCCGGGGTGTGCGCGGTCTGCGCCCCGGGGGACGCGATCCCTCCCTGCGAGCTCCAGGTGCGGCTTGCGAGCCTCCCGCATCTCTTCGCCACCACGCTGGAGCGGATGCCGCCGTGGCGCCCCTATCTCATCCCGCACCCCCGGCGCGCCGCGCTCTGGGATCTCGCCCTCGAAGAGGGAGGACGCCTCAGGGTGGGGCTCGTCTGGCGCGGCGGCCCCCTGCCGAGAAACCGCGCCTGCCCGTTCAAGGAGTTCGCCCTCCTCGCCGATATGGAGGGGGTGGCCTTCTTCTCGCTGCAGCTTGGCGAGGCGCCCGACCCGGAGGTCCTCACCGCCGCCGACCTGGGACCCCGGATCGGGGACTTCGACGACACGGCGGCGATCGTCGCCGGCCTCGACCTCCTGGTCACGGTCGACACCGCGGCGGCCCACCTGGCAGGCGGGATGGGGGCGCCGGTCTGGCTCATGCTCCCTCACTCCTGCGACTGGCGCTGGTTCGCTGACCGGGATGATTCCCCCTGGTACCCGACCATGCGCATCTTCAGGCAGGAGCGCCCGGGCGACTGGCAGGGGGTGCTGCGCCGCGTCCGGGCCGGGCTAGAGGAGAAGCTGAAGCGTCGATAA
- a CDS encoding flagellin N-terminal helical domain-containing protein — MSTSDISLTAGMRTNLLNLQQTSKLLNRTQERLSSGKQVNSALDNPTNYFAAQNATQRASDLADRKDGMAEAVQTVSAANAGITAITGLINAAKGIAQSALSTSDTTTRSTLSTQYNTIRAQIDNVSSDSGYRGLNLLSATNTLTVNFNEDASSSLDVKGFLANASGLSLTTASGSWAANSDITTDTAKMDTAISTLRTNTQTLAANLNVITIRQNFTDSMINTLQTGADNLTLADMNQEGANMLMLQTRQSLGTTSLSMSSQAAQAVLRLF; from the coding sequence ATGAGCACCAGCGACATCTCTCTCACCGCAGGCATGAGGACCAACCTTCTCAACCTCCAACAGACCAGCAAGCTGCTGAACAGGACCCAGGAAAGGCTTTCCTCCGGCAAGCAGGTCAACTCCGCGCTCGACAACCCGACCAACTACTTCGCAGCGCAGAACGCCACCCAGCGCGCCAGCGACCTCGCTGACCGCAAGGACGGCATGGCAGAAGCGGTGCAGACCGTTTCCGCAGCCAACGCCGGCATCACCGCCATCACCGGCCTGATCAACGCGGCCAAAGGTATCGCGCAGTCCGCCCTTTCCACCAGCGACACCACGACCAGGTCCACGCTGTCGACCCAGTACAACACCATTCGGGCCCAGATCGACAACGTCTCCTCCGACTCCGGGTACCGTGGCCTCAACCTGCTGAGCGCGACCAACACCCTGACCGTAAACTTCAACGAGGACGCAAGCTCCAGCCTCGACGTGAAAGGCTTCCTCGCCAACGCGTCCGGCCTGAGCCTCACCACCGCAAGCGGCTCGTGGGCTGCCAACTCCGACATCACCACCGACACCGCGAAGATGGACACCGCGATCTCGACCCTCAGGACCAACACCCAGACCCTGGCTGCGAACCTGAACGTCATCACCATCCGTCAGAACTTCACTGACTCGATGATCAACACGTTGCAGACCGGTGCTGACAACCTGACCCTGGCGGATATGAACCAGGAAGGCGCCAACATGCTGATGCTGCAGACTCGCCAGAGCTTGGGCACCACCTCGCTCTCGATGTCTTCCCAGGCAGCCCAGGCCGTCCTCAGGCTGTTCTAA
- a CDS encoding flagellar biosynthesis repressor FlbT, protein MSLKITLKSNERLIVGGAVVRNGGKGTVLFIENTVPILREKDILGEKDITTPCKRVYFTIQLMYIDEPNVPTYVKTYAELATEILKAAPSTQPLIEQLNERIEAGSYYQALKIAKNLIEYEEELLKNAN, encoded by the coding sequence ATGTCCCTGAAAATCACCTTGAAGAGCAACGAGCGGCTGATCGTGGGCGGCGCAGTGGTCAGAAATGGCGGCAAGGGTACCGTACTGTTCATCGAGAACACGGTTCCCATCCTGCGCGAAAAGGACATCCTGGGCGAGAAGGACATCACCACGCCCTGCAAGCGCGTCTATTTCACCATCCAGCTCATGTACATCGACGAGCCGAACGTACCGACCTACGTGAAGACGTATGCGGAACTGGCCACCGAGATACTGAAGGCGGCGCCGAGCACGCAGCCCCTCATCGAGCAGCTGAACGAACGGATCGAGGCTGGCAGCTACTACCAGGCCCTCAAAATTGCGAAGAATCTCATCGAGTACGAAGAGGAGCTACTGAAAAATGCAAACTAA
- the flaF gene encoding flagellar biosynthesis regulator FlaF, which yields MQTNNAIKEYVGIQKESMSGRELEASVLTKAGLMLKAVQDNWDAPDREAKMLEAIKYNQKVWSFFQAELTEPNHPMPVKLREDLLNLSLFVDKRFFEVMAYPSPEKLSIVIDINFNIAAGLRTTPPAEG from the coding sequence ATGCAAACTAACAACGCGATCAAGGAGTACGTCGGTATCCAGAAGGAGAGCATGTCGGGACGCGAGCTCGAGGCCTCCGTGCTGACCAAGGCGGGGCTGATGCTCAAGGCCGTCCAGGATAACTGGGATGCCCCGGACCGCGAGGCGAAGATGCTGGAGGCGATCAAGTACAACCAGAAGGTCTGGAGCTTCTTCCAGGCCGAGCTGACCGAGCCGAACCACCCGATGCCGGTAAAGCTGAGGGAGGACCTCCTCAACCTGAGCCTGTTCGTGGACAAGAGGTTCTTCGAGGTGATGGCCTACCCCTCCCCGGAGAAGCTCTCCATCGTTATCGACATCAACTTCAACATCGCCGCCGGTCTAAGGACCACCCCCCCGGCGGAAGGTTAG